One Roseimaritima multifibrata DNA window includes the following coding sequences:
- the fliW gene encoding flagellar assembly protein FliW: MRIDTTRFGKRTLNEDQLLLFPQGLIGMETLRQWTLLPDPENPAVAWLQSVSRGDRALALVSPRAFMPTYKVRVGQRDLTPLNLRPGDHTYVLSTLSGHVGNLTTNLRAPIIVNLTRRLGCQVVTNDEAPLRFALPTQRSSLDHLKNLRTAA; encoded by the coding sequence ATGCGTATCGACACGACGCGATTCGGCAAACGAACACTGAACGAAGACCAATTGCTTCTGTTTCCACAGGGTTTAATTGGAATGGAGACGCTACGTCAGTGGACGTTGCTCCCCGATCCTGAAAACCCTGCGGTCGCTTGGCTTCAATCCGTCTCGCGTGGCGACCGAGCTCTGGCTCTGGTCAGTCCGCGTGCCTTCATGCCGACCTATAAAGTTCGCGTGGGCCAACGGGACCTGACACCGCTAAATCTGCGGCCAGGGGACCACACCTACGTCCTGAGCACGCTATCAGGGCATGTCGGCAATCTGACCACAAACCTTCGAGCCCCAATCATCGTCAATTTGACGCGGCGACTGGGATGCCAAGTCGTCACCAATGACGAAGCTCCACTAAGGTTTGCGTTACCGACGCAGCGTAGTTCGCTGGACCATTTGAAGAACCTCCGCACGGCGGCCTAA
- a CDS encoding multiheme c-type cytochrome yields MINPVRIAVPIAVVILLAAAMIYLTGGWDGTGGSLPTTDEHAAQPFDGGSPVDEQVEAWKALIAANFAGDAACASCHAEEMKAHKRSGHSHTLAMMHDSQWAEELLELATYEDPRRDQRFRFQTRDNQFTVQDVANPGTPAMPVTWLLGSGVHAQTPIWVDESSQRGVEMRWSYLAPSDAIGVTPDHERFDDYQQGTIECYGRPLDNASVRACLACHTTMSPPPNLPIRQDLYIANVGCERCHGPRKKHVVMAEQGLAEQAKPLVTLDNPAAAMKVCVQCHRDADSVSPTATPEELVRFQPYGLKKSRCFIESSGKMGCSSCHDAHDAVSTDRRLYIERCQQCHQPKSSNDCPQMPTGDCIQCHMPAVEWTAGIEFHDHWIRSPE; encoded by the coding sequence TTGATCAATCCGGTTCGTATTGCCGTTCCCATCGCCGTCGTCATTCTTTTGGCGGCGGCGATGATCTATTTGACAGGTGGCTGGGATGGTACCGGTGGGTCTCTACCTACCACCGATGAACATGCCGCTCAGCCTTTCGATGGCGGTTCGCCTGTCGACGAACAGGTTGAAGCTTGGAAGGCGCTGATCGCTGCAAATTTTGCAGGCGACGCTGCGTGTGCGTCCTGCCACGCCGAAGAAATGAAGGCCCACAAACGCAGCGGGCATTCACATACTCTGGCCATGATGCACGATTCGCAGTGGGCGGAAGAGTTGCTTGAATTGGCAACCTATGAGGACCCACGACGCGACCAACGTTTCCGATTTCAGACTCGCGATAATCAGTTTACCGTTCAGGATGTTGCGAATCCTGGCACACCCGCCATGCCCGTTACTTGGCTGCTTGGTTCTGGAGTCCATGCTCAGACACCGATCTGGGTCGATGAATCGTCACAACGCGGCGTCGAAATGCGTTGGTCCTACCTAGCTCCCTCCGATGCGATTGGTGTGACTCCCGATCATGAACGGTTCGACGACTATCAGCAGGGGACGATCGAATGTTATGGACGTCCGCTAGATAACGCTAGTGTGAGAGCCTGCTTGGCTTGTCACACCACGATGAGCCCTCCGCCGAACTTGCCCATTCGTCAGGATTTGTATATCGCGAATGTTGGCTGTGAGCGCTGTCATGGGCCGCGTAAGAAACATGTGGTGATGGCTGAGCAGGGGCTGGCCGAACAGGCGAAGCCGTTGGTCACGCTTGATAATCCGGCCGCAGCGATGAAGGTCTGTGTGCAGTGTCATCGTGATGCGGATTCGGTTTCGCCCACTGCCACTCCGGAAGAACTGGTTCGTTTTCAACCCTACGGACTAAAAAAGAGTCGCTGCTTTATCGAGTCGTCAGGGAAGATGGGCTGTTCCAGTTGTCATGATGCACATGACGCGGTTTCTACCGATCGCCGTTTGTACATCGAACGGTGCCAACAATGTCATCAGCCCAAAAGTTCCAACGACTGCCCGCAAATGCCGACTGGCGATTGCATTCAATGTCATATGCCTGCTGTCGAATGGA
- a CDS encoding DUF1559 domain-containing protein: protein MRHKSAAAIAGRRSAFTLVELLVVIAIIGVLVGLLLPAVQAAREAARRMQCQNNMKQLGLAMHNHMDTYGSFPPGYLCYDESGNRYKTGGWQHGQNEMGWHWLPMLFPYMEQPALWERIKLCEERRGPQHTQNPCDDCEYQAPEHTGRGQLPGFSRCPSATNSEVQFSDGSYGLEALAKGSNYAVSWGSGNMLSWESSKTRGAYGTYYTTQEQIVVGLGGSGDRFQNKRGMGSQDFDDGMSNTMALSEVLSTDTTTDIRGVWMSPAMGATIFSAFLSPNSKENDVIAACDEGYSTGAGPNMVCAEERSTADVYAAARSQHPSGVNVLMADGSVRFGSETIDLVNVWQAMATAQNGEVVSE from the coding sequence ATGCGACATAAGTCTGCGGCTGCGATTGCTGGGCGACGCTCGGCATTTACGCTTGTGGAATTGCTGGTTGTGATTGCCATTATTGGCGTTTTGGTGGGGTTGTTGTTGCCGGCGGTTCAAGCCGCTCGCGAAGCCGCTCGCCGAATGCAGTGCCAAAACAATATGAAGCAATTGGGTTTGGCGATGCACAATCACATGGATACCTATGGCTCGTTCCCGCCAGGCTATCTTTGCTACGACGAATCGGGGAATCGCTACAAAACCGGTGGCTGGCAACATGGGCAAAATGAAATGGGCTGGCATTGGTTGCCAATGCTTTTCCCTTACATGGAACAGCCAGCACTCTGGGAGCGGATCAAACTGTGCGAGGAACGCCGCGGCCCGCAGCATACGCAGAACCCTTGTGATGACTGCGAATACCAAGCTCCGGAACATACGGGCCGAGGCCAGTTGCCCGGTTTCTCGCGTTGCCCTTCAGCAACCAATTCAGAGGTCCAGTTTAGTGACGGTAGCTATGGCCTAGAAGCACTTGCCAAGGGAAGTAATTACGCGGTCAGCTGGGGATCGGGAAACATGCTTTCCTGGGAAAGCAGCAAGACTCGCGGAGCTTACGGGACGTATTACACGACGCAGGAACAGATCGTCGTCGGTTTGGGAGGAAGTGGCGACCGCTTCCAGAACAAACGTGGAATGGGCAGCCAAGATTTCGATGACGGCATGAGCAATACCATGGCACTTAGCGAAGTGTTGTCGACCGACACCACCACCGATATTCGCGGAGTCTGGATGTCGCCTGCGATGGGAGCGACCATCTTCTCGGCTTTCCTGAGTCCAAATTCAAAAGAGAACGATGTTATCGCGGCTTGCGATGAAGGCTACTCCACCGGAGCTGGACCGAATATGGTCTGTGCCGAAGAGCGTTCAACCGCCGATGTGTACGCCGCAGCCAGAAGCCAGCATCCTTCCGGTGTGAATGTGCTGATGGCAGATGGTTCCGTACGGTTTGGGTCTGAAACCATTGATCTTGTAAATGTTTGGCAAGCGATGGCAACGGCACAGAATGGTGAGGTTGTTTCTGAATAA
- a CDS encoding flagellin N-terminal helical domain-containing protein, whose amino-acid sequence MSVFPTAGSRTSVPLQNQRLLTQLHADQTTIQSYYDQLSTGQRIQRIGEDPAAASRAISLQSSIRYGEQLVRNADETTAFYASADQALSVIDDALIESRGAAVQAASNVLPDDEREAIAIGIRQAMEQIVSAGNTTFRDHQTLSGILQTGPSLVAEAGTVLFTGTQATGQTKASGNVTVQTTVALQSALGNSEPLVHGEPLDTTLTEATRLIDTRGGQGIRPGPLRISDGTSWQEVDLSTTATIGDVKDVLESMDLNGRSLSVTIQNDSLRIEYQDGLAGTLAISDPPGSSTAADLNIENKDGFDPPPLISGKLTPQVTAGTTLDQLNGGAGIDVSAGIQIQQGNETFTIDLSDAETVGDVIIAINRSGADVRAVVDQTNGRIDIEALRAGVDYSIGENGGTAATALGIRSATAETTLDSLGHERGILNLTDAPELTIIRPDGTELELEFEGLETVQDVLDAINDHPDNQDVRRVTASLNSVGNGIELVAPPDANPLTVRQAEASSAGNRLGLIPEGENEAVGFTQSGTAVFVGSDYALREPGGAIDSLLRLEQAVRDGDTYEIGRLQEQVDDALKQAVTSRARVGIWTQNIEIMRNNASDQVVSLNEQLSNTIDTDFADVIANMNASQTALQATMQLIGQTSQLSLLNYL is encoded by the coding sequence ATGTCAGTGTTCCCTACTGCCGGAAGCCGAACCAGTGTGCCGCTGCAAAACCAGCGTCTACTGACTCAGTTGCATGCCGACCAAACGACAATCCAGTCCTATTATGACCAGTTAAGCACCGGGCAGCGGATCCAGCGGATCGGCGAAGACCCGGCGGCGGCCAGTCGAGCCATTAGCTTGCAAAGTTCGATTCGCTACGGCGAACAATTGGTCCGAAACGCGGATGAAACAACCGCATTTTACGCTTCGGCCGACCAAGCGTTAAGCGTGATCGATGACGCATTGATCGAATCACGCGGAGCCGCCGTCCAAGCGGCGTCCAATGTCCTCCCCGATGATGAACGGGAAGCGATCGCGATTGGAATCCGCCAGGCGATGGAACAGATCGTCAGCGCCGGCAATACCACTTTCCGCGACCACCAAACACTCTCGGGGATCCTCCAAACAGGCCCCTCCCTGGTCGCGGAAGCGGGGACCGTCCTGTTCACAGGCACTCAGGCCACCGGCCAAACCAAGGCAAGTGGTAACGTGACCGTCCAGACAACGGTGGCGTTGCAGTCGGCGCTGGGGAACAGTGAACCATTGGTTCACGGCGAACCGCTGGACACCACCCTGACGGAAGCAACACGATTGATCGACACTCGAGGCGGACAAGGCATTCGCCCGGGGCCGCTCCGGATTTCCGACGGCACGAGCTGGCAAGAAGTCGACCTCAGCACCACCGCCACCATCGGCGACGTCAAGGATGTGCTTGAATCGATGGACCTGAATGGAAGGTCGCTGTCCGTAACGATCCAGAACGATAGCCTACGAATCGAATACCAAGACGGACTCGCGGGAACGCTGGCAATTTCGGACCCGCCCGGATCGAGCACAGCAGCCGACCTGAACATTGAAAACAAAGACGGTTTTGATCCCCCGCCGCTTATTTCAGGCAAACTAACGCCCCAGGTGACCGCCGGAACAACCCTTGACCAGCTGAACGGTGGCGCCGGGATCGATGTTTCCGCAGGGATTCAAATCCAACAGGGCAATGAAACTTTTACGATTGACCTGAGCGATGCCGAAACGGTCGGGGATGTGATCATTGCGATCAACCGCAGCGGTGCCGATGTGCGGGCGGTTGTCGACCAGACGAACGGCCGAATCGACATCGAAGCCCTCCGCGCCGGCGTCGATTATTCGATCGGCGAGAATGGCGGGACCGCTGCAACGGCGCTTGGAATCCGCAGTGCAACGGCCGAAACCACGCTCGATTCACTCGGTCACGAGCGCGGGATCCTGAATCTTACCGACGCCCCGGAACTGACCATCATCCGGCCCGACGGGACCGAACTGGAACTGGAATTTGAAGGCCTGGAAACGGTCCAGGATGTCCTCGACGCGATCAATGACCACCCCGACAATCAAGATGTTCGCCGGGTCACTGCGTCCCTGAATTCGGTTGGGAACGGAATCGAATTGGTCGCGCCCCCCGATGCGAATCCGCTGACCGTGCGACAAGCCGAAGCGAGCAGTGCAGGAAACCGACTGGGGCTGATTCCCGAAGGCGAAAACGAAGCGGTCGGTTTCACCCAAAGCGGAACCGCCGTCTTTGTGGGCAGCGATTATGCCCTCCGCGAACCCGGCGGCGCGATCGACTCTCTACTACGACTGGAACAAGCCGTTCGCGACGGCGACACGTACGAAATCGGCCGCCTTCAGGAACAAGTCGATGACGCTTTAAAACAGGCGGTGACCTCTCGAGCCCGAGTCGGCATCTGGACTCAAAATATAGAAATCATGCGAAACAATGCATCGGACCAAGTGGTTTCCTTGAACGAGCAGCTATCGAACACGATCGATACCGACTTCGCGGACGTGATTGCCAACATGAATGCCAGCCAAACCGCACTGCAAGCGACCATGCAGCTGATCGGGCAAACGTCGCAGTTATCCCTTTTGAATTATTTGTAA
- a CDS encoding DUF1559 domain-containing protein translates to MSQEKKFFFRNAGRRPAFTLVELLVVIAIIGVLVGLLLPAVQAAREAARRMQCQNNMKQLGLAMQNHMDVHGSFPPGYLCYDESGNRYKTGGWQHGQNELGWHWLPMLFPFMEQPAMWDRIKSCEAARADEHTQNPCDDCEWQAPNHTGRDQLPEFARCPTALNSEVQFTDGSYGLEAVAKGSNYAVSWGSGNMLSWESNQTRGAFGTYYTTQEKIVKSLGGSGDRFQNKNGMGSQDFVDGMSNTIALSEVLSTDTKTDIRGVWMSPAMGATIFSAFLSPNSKENDVIAACDESFVSKAGPNLICTEERATADVYAAARSLHPSGVNTLRADGSVHFVSETIDRVNVWHALATAQGGEAISE, encoded by the coding sequence ATGTCTCAAGAAAAGAAGTTTTTTTTCAGGAACGCGGGGCGACGGCCTGCGTTTACGCTTGTTGAATTGTTGGTCGTGATTGCAATCATTGGTGTGCTGGTGGGGTTGTTGTTGCCTGCGGTCCAAGCGGCGCGTGAAGCAGCGAGGCGGATGCAGTGCCAAAACAACATGAAGCAACTGGGGTTGGCGATGCAGAATCACATGGATGTTCATGGATCGTTCCCGCCGGGATACTTGTGCTACGACGAATCGGGTAACCGTTACAAAACGGGTGGCTGGCAGCATGGACAGAATGAATTGGGTTGGCACTGGCTGCCAATGCTATTCCCATTCATGGAACAGCCCGCTATGTGGGACCGGATCAAGAGCTGCGAAGCGGCTCGCGCTGACGAGCACACTCAGAATCCATGCGATGACTGCGAGTGGCAGGCTCCAAATCATACGGGCCGCGATCAGTTGCCTGAGTTCGCCCGCTGTCCAACTGCCTTGAATTCGGAAGTTCAGTTTACCGATGGTAGTTATGGGCTAGAAGCGGTCGCCAAAGGTAGCAACTACGCGGTTAGCTGGGGATCTGGAAATATGCTTTCCTGGGAATCCAATCAGACTCGCGGTGCGTTTGGAACCTACTACACCACTCAGGAAAAGATCGTGAAAAGCCTTGGTGGCAGTGGCGATCGATTCCAGAATAAGAATGGAATGGGAAGTCAGGACTTTGTAGATGGAATGAGTAATACGATTGCGTTAAGTGAGGTTCTGTCGACGGATACGAAAACGGACATTCGTGGAGTCTGGATGTCGCCTGCTATGGGGGCTACGATATTCTCGGCGTTCCTTAGTCCGAACTCGAAAGAAAACGACGTGATCGCTGCTTGCGATGAGAGTTTTGTCTCTAAAGCCGGACCGAATTTGATCTGTACCGAGGAACGAGCGACAGCCGATGTTTATGCGGCCGCTAGGAGTTTGCATCCTTCCGGGGTCAATACGTTAAGGGCGGATGGTTCCGTGCATTTTGTTTCGGAAACCATTGATCGTGTTAATGTTTGGCATGCGTTGGCGACCGCGCAAGGTGGTGAGGCTATTTCGGAGTAA
- a CDS encoding replication-associated recombination protein A, translating into MSLFADSEADHLRDAMPLAARMRPKRLADLVGQQHILAPGKLLRRMIDAGRLGSIILFGPPGTGKTTVANLLASETDGGFRQISAVTGGVKEVREVMQWAQDQVATGAGRPILFVDEIHRFSKSQQDVLLPDVEAGIVTLVGATTSNPFFSVNAALLSRSQLFQLNPLSVEDIAALLRRAIADKELGLGHIRIEVEDAAIDFLAKICEGDARRALTALEIAVLSDRGDGPVQLTESLARESVQQKQVGYDGTGDDHYDLASALIKSIRGSDVDAGLYWLARMLEGGEDIRFICRRLVILASEDIGNADPNALTVAVSAMQACEFIGLPECQLTLSQTVAYLACAPKSNAATTAIGAARTDVRHGSIVPVPMHLRDAHYSGAKDLGHGKGYQLAHNAEGGIAAQEYLGVDKEYYQPTDRGFEAELQTRLVEIRKRLKGE; encoded by the coding sequence GTGAGTCTGTTTGCCGATTCCGAAGCGGATCATCTTCGCGATGCGATGCCGTTGGCTGCCCGGATGCGGCCCAAGCGTTTAGCGGACCTGGTTGGTCAGCAACATATTCTAGCGCCTGGCAAATTGCTTCGGCGAATGATCGATGCAGGTCGACTGGGATCGATCATTCTGTTCGGGCCGCCGGGAACCGGGAAGACCACCGTCGCAAATCTATTGGCTAGCGAGACCGATGGTGGGTTTCGTCAGATCAGTGCCGTGACCGGCGGAGTCAAAGAAGTTCGCGAAGTGATGCAGTGGGCTCAGGATCAGGTCGCGACCGGTGCGGGGCGCCCGATCTTGTTTGTCGACGAAATTCATCGGTTCTCCAAATCACAGCAGGATGTCCTGTTGCCGGATGTCGAAGCGGGAATTGTTACGCTGGTCGGGGCGACCACCAGTAACCCCTTTTTCTCTGTAAACGCAGCCCTTCTCAGTCGTAGTCAGCTTTTCCAATTGAATCCATTATCGGTGGAGGATATCGCCGCTTTGCTACGACGCGCGATCGCCGACAAGGAATTGGGGCTGGGACATATCCGCATCGAAGTCGAAGACGCGGCTATCGATTTTCTCGCCAAAATCTGTGAAGGGGATGCTAGGCGTGCGCTGACGGCGTTGGAAATTGCCGTGCTGAGCGATCGAGGGGACGGACCGGTTCAGTTAACCGAGTCGCTCGCCCGTGAATCGGTCCAGCAGAAGCAGGTTGGCTACGACGGGACCGGTGACGATCACTACGATCTGGCCAGTGCCCTGATCAAGAGTATCCGTGGCAGCGATGTCGATGCGGGTTTGTACTGGTTGGCTAGGATGTTGGAAGGAGGCGAAGATATTCGCTTTATCTGTCGACGGTTGGTGATTTTGGCAAGCGAGGATATCGGCAACGCCGATCCCAACGCACTGACCGTTGCGGTAAGTGCGATGCAGGCTTGTGAGTTTATCGGGCTTCCCGAGTGTCAGTTAACGCTTAGCCAAACGGTCGCTTACCTTGCCTGTGCGCCAAAGAGCAATGCGGCGACAACGGCTATCGGGGCTGCCCGCACCGATGTCCGGCATGGCTCGATCGTCCCCGTCCCCATGCATCTTCGTGACGCTCATTATTCAGGAGCAAAAGATCTGGGGCACGGTAAGGGGTATCAGTTGGCTCACAATGCCGAGGGTGGGATTGCCGCACAAGAATATTTGGGTGTCGACAAAGAGTATTACCAGCCAACCGATCGAGGCTTCGAAGCCGAGCTGCAAACCCGCCTAGTCGAAATCCGCAAGCGATTGAAAGGCGAGTAG
- the csrA gene encoding carbon storage regulator CsrA, giving the protein MLVLSRHRDESIMIGDDVVVTIVDIRGDKVRLGIEAPQSIPVHRQEVYDAIQRENRRASQMGPGATRDVGDTPQE; this is encoded by the coding sequence ATGCTGGTCCTGTCGCGACACCGTGATGAAAGCATCATGATCGGTGATGACGTTGTTGTCACGATCGTTGACATTCGTGGCGACAAAGTTCGCTTGGGGATTGAAGCTCCACAAAGCATCCCCGTGCATCGCCAAGAAGTCTACGACGCAATCCAACGCGAAAATCGCCGCGCCTCTCAAATGGGGCCCGGCGCAACCCGCGACGTTGGCGATACGCCACAAGAATAA
- a CDS encoding zinc-ribbon domain-containing protein, translating into MVFPGAPPMIVVGTMNLTRTAEKGDFVCPECRTWQNYRIRSRRPYLTIYFLPVVPVGGAQRVLQCLQCSQFWDERVLQRPDSHAAPNLPSEGEEESVFREQLMQAAVHLAIAEGEISEQMIASLLQIASERLGILLDRESLGEYCSIAFQNKIGIRNYLLSVDHTWSESQFRMAIQTLFLVASVEAGVSATEQEVLQSLKERGVISDEQFQQDIESLVN; encoded by the coding sequence ATGGTATTTCCAGGGGCTCCGCCAATGATTGTGGTGGGGACAATGAATTTGACGCGAACAGCGGAAAAAGGTGACTTTGTCTGCCCTGAATGCAGGACTTGGCAAAATTATCGGATTCGATCGCGGCGTCCATATTTGACGATCTATTTCCTTCCCGTGGTCCCCGTCGGGGGGGCTCAGCGAGTCCTTCAGTGCTTGCAGTGCAGCCAGTTTTGGGACGAACGAGTGCTTCAGCGTCCCGATTCACATGCCGCTCCCAATTTGCCAAGCGAAGGCGAAGAGGAGTCCGTTTTCCGCGAGCAACTGATGCAGGCGGCCGTGCATTTGGCGATCGCTGAGGGGGAAATCAGCGAACAGATGATCGCGTCTCTGTTGCAAATCGCTTCTGAAAGACTGGGGATTCTGCTGGACCGCGAAAGCTTGGGCGAATATTGCTCGATTGCTTTTCAGAACAAAATTGGAATCCGCAATTATCTGCTCAGTGTCGATCACACCTGGTCGGAGTCGCAGTTCAGGATGGCCATCCAAACTTTATTCTTGGTCGCTTCGGTGGAAGCGGGGGTGTCGGCTACGGAACAAGAGGTCCTGCAGTCGCTGAAAGAACGTGGCGTGATTTCGGACGAACAATTTCAGCAGGACATCGAATCGCTGGTGAATTGA
- a CDS encoding FMN-binding protein, with protein MSKPERALPVVNVPSGSTNHQAEGLPPARRRWRTVAVHGLRLFLLMLLVATLRYAQQRRYAQASQVQETAVAKPSAGALSAWFGKRAVCGPVSQDDANGAFRVVVDDQGEPLGKILQTMPMTENITGYRGPNNLLLGLDGENRIVGVELEKSWDTVDHVLAIQEEPAFFNQFLDADPTSSRQVVDVVSGATLTSLAIRDAVAVRRGESISVSARFPESLTLAEAEKFFPEASKLVPSEFSEAERTVLNREGERLGTLVRTGPYEDHLNGYQGPTELLLGLDPEGRLQQIVIRSSFDNQPYVSYMDDEPWYFDPLRNQTWEELAVLDVRELGMEGVSGATMTSMAAAETVIAAAENRLQQIEEQRATELRLAERTRVQWSAKSIASIVILVFGFGLSRSRLRGNRIVRLGWQVVVIVGFGLLTGNLLSIALVMGWSSGGIAWRLAPGLAAVYVVSLGLAAISKTPYYCAQICPHGAIQQRLPRRFKLPRFLKRFRGPYIAVSLLVAAYVVTLIGWETNLAAWEPFDAYLWWTGAGGGILLAVVTIVISLFEPMAYCRYGCPTGQLLTYLRPHRKSAEVTPGDAVVVAMLLGSWVWLLV; from the coding sequence ATGAGCAAACCAGAGCGTGCCCTTCCTGTTGTGAATGTGCCCAGCGGATCGACGAACCATCAGGCTGAAGGTTTGCCGCCTGCACGTCGACGCTGGCGAACCGTGGCAGTGCATGGGTTGCGTTTGTTTTTGTTGATGCTGTTGGTGGCAACGCTTCGGTACGCTCAGCAGCGGCGATACGCCCAAGCAAGCCAAGTTCAAGAGACGGCGGTGGCGAAGCCTTCGGCGGGGGCGTTGTCCGCATGGTTTGGTAAACGTGCCGTCTGCGGACCTGTCAGTCAGGATGATGCCAATGGGGCATTCCGCGTGGTAGTCGATGATCAGGGGGAACCTCTCGGCAAGATTCTTCAGACGATGCCAATGACAGAAAACATTACCGGCTATCGAGGTCCCAACAATTTATTGCTGGGGCTGGATGGAGAGAACCGGATCGTCGGCGTCGAGTTAGAGAAGAGCTGGGACACGGTCGATCATGTTCTTGCTATCCAAGAAGAACCGGCGTTTTTCAACCAGTTTCTTGACGCCGATCCGACCTCGTCCCGGCAGGTCGTCGATGTGGTTTCGGGGGCGACGTTAACCAGTTTGGCAATTCGAGATGCCGTGGCCGTTCGTCGAGGCGAATCGATATCGGTTTCGGCTCGCTTTCCTGAATCGTTAACGCTTGCCGAAGCCGAAAAGTTTTTTCCTGAAGCATCTAAATTGGTGCCGTCGGAATTCAGTGAAGCGGAACGGACGGTTCTGAATCGCGAGGGAGAGCGGCTGGGAACGTTGGTCCGCACGGGGCCTTACGAAGATCATTTAAACGGGTATCAGGGGCCGACGGAATTATTGCTTGGCCTGGATCCGGAGGGGCGACTGCAACAGATCGTGATTCGGTCGTCGTTCGATAATCAGCCCTACGTTTCTTATATGGATGACGAGCCCTGGTATTTCGATCCACTGCGCAATCAGACCTGGGAAGAACTGGCGGTTCTGGATGTGCGTGAATTGGGGATGGAAGGGGTGTCCGGAGCGACGATGACCAGCATGGCCGCTGCGGAAACCGTGATTGCTGCGGCTGAAAATCGACTTCAACAGATTGAAGAGCAGCGGGCGACCGAGCTTCGGCTTGCCGAACGGACACGAGTCCAGTGGTCCGCAAAATCGATTGCCAGTATCGTCATTTTGGTATTTGGGTTTGGATTGTCGCGATCCCGTTTGCGCGGGAACCGGATCGTCCGCTTAGGCTGGCAGGTAGTTGTTATCGTTGGGTTTGGTTTGCTGACCGGTAATCTGTTGTCGATCGCCTTGGTGATGGGATGGAGTTCTGGCGGGATTGCCTGGCGACTGGCACCCGGTCTGGCTGCGGTTTATGTCGTTTCGTTAGGCTTAGCAGCGATATCAAAAACGCCTTATTACTGCGCTCAGATCTGTCCGCACGGAGCGATCCAGCAGCGTTTGCCTCGCCGGTTCAAACTCCCTCGTTTTCTGAAACGATTCCGAGGCCCATACATTGCGGTCAGTCTGTTGGTGGCTGCCTACGTGGTGACATTGATCGGCTGGGAGACCAACCTTGCAGCGTGGGAGCCGTTTGATGCTTATCTCTGGTGGACCGGCGCAGGCGGCGGGATCTTGCTGGCCGTCGTGACCATCGTGATCAGTTTGTTCGAGCCGATGGCGTATTGCCGTTACGGGTGCCCAACCGGCCAGTTGTTGACCTATTTGCGACCGCATCGAAAGTCGGCAGAAGTGACCCCAGGTGACGCCGTTGTGGTTGCCATGCTGCTGGGGTCTTGGGTCTGGTTGTTGGTTTAG
- a CDS encoding DUF1499 domain-containing protein: MKQIPNPQPKRYSPFRVLASRRRLILGIALVWMSMWVFDWSRDFTENRASTDPESDTPDLRPLRTPESVEKVAEKIEQWVTEQPNWELQSVDATAAITKMHLTRRSRLFRFVDDVHVTIQRPNDRERTEVSAVSQSRVGKGDLGQNPRNLKKLLGDLRAQRTQDPQ, encoded by the coding sequence ATGAAACAAATTCCTAACCCGCAGCCTAAACGGTATTCCCCCTTCCGTGTACTAGCCTCCAGACGCCGGCTGATTCTAGGGATCGCCCTGGTTTGGATGAGCATGTGGGTGTTTGATTGGAGCCGCGATTTTACCGAAAACCGAGCCTCCACCGACCCCGAATCCGATACCCCTGACCTTCGCCCTCTGCGGACGCCAGAGTCGGTCGAAAAGGTTGCTGAAAAAATCGAGCAATGGGTAACGGAACAACCGAACTGGGAACTCCAGTCGGTCGATGCCACTGCCGCCATCACCAAAATGCATCTGACCCGTCGGTCGCGGCTCTTTCGGTTCGTGGACGATGTCCATGTCACGATCCAGCGTCCAAACGACCGCGAACGAACCGAAGTCTCCGCCGTCAGCCAATCGCGCGTCGGAAAAGGGGACCTAGGACAAAATCCGAGAAACCTTAAAAAGCTACTTGGCGATCTCCGGGCACAACGGACGCAAGACCCGCAATAG